One Cucurbita pepo subsp. pepo cultivar mu-cu-16 chromosome LG07, ASM280686v2, whole genome shotgun sequence genomic region harbors:
- the LOC111798571 gene encoding uncharacterized protein LOC111798571 produces the protein MGTKVQCKSSLPGFYPMRELNNDTNSHNWHLFYGERAFTNAQYPNVFLPRTSTNGYLGDDKDAVKQKMLEHEAIFKNQVFELHRLYRKQRDLMAKIKSTELCRNQLAVDSLLSSSPMTSQVTSEDGSRRNLPYFRVANSSNARFSISGVEEVHSSMISSQKPCFFSLQNDTRDLQVLESRPTKFRRKVLDLQLPADEYIDSEPDISSHHHNKDQMIDLGRDIKFYAADDGERTGCLRNARKSGTRFEKNTSCLSDLDNNNILQGLQTKRWPVSSQPVSSLYELNEAPLFHSTDKDSVEQSRDGSVFGLQFTKRCHEKIKGEPLSSSSFVPTHTSTPQLAAPDFSKLSYYNRAVLGCSSEFKEEMGHPSSVSCNFWKQGNGNDRTPTDSSPSVALKLLEDSSSVDVKCTKERGFKENCTLLPWLRGKTGHLLSDDIFNKEFESDMSCKSVSEGLQDPKKAVFDINLPCDPLVAELNEAKVLIDLNLSLSDDEERLIPTPKSNVRTWGEIDLEEAPASSDEIIETTPELDSKRRYEGVNEQDGVMELAAEAIVSIASSVCDSHLEDCMDNGFDLLVEMAVLYSNEYEEGMDSFESMTLGLAEAKAEEYMPKPLVLPGHITMEEDAAKVLQGRPRKGQARRGRQRRDFQRDILPGLTSLSRQEVTEDLNTFGGLMRAMGHEWNSGSTKRNSSRNAACGRGRRRSMTSSSSSPSTQPAENVPSNADAADEMMGVDNRRLTGWGKTTRRPRRRQRVPVGNLATIVL, from the exons ATGGGGACGAAAGTGCAATGCAAAAGTTCCTTGCCAGGCTTTTACCCAATGAGGGAACTTAACAATGATACTAACAGCCATAATTGGCATCTATTTTATGGTGAAAGAGCCTTCACAAATGCACAATATCCCAATGTGTTCTTACCAAGAACTAGCACCAATGGATATCTAGGCGATGATAAGGATGCAGTGAAGCAGAAAATGCTTGAACATGAGGCCATCTTCAAGAATCAG GTGTTCGAACTGCATCGTCTATACCGAAAACAACGAGATCTAATGGCTAAGATCAAATCTACAGAGCTTTGCAGAAATCAGTTAGCTGTAGACTCATTGCTCTCTTCTAGCCCCATGACATCTCAAGTTACTTCTGAAGATGGTTCGAGACGGAATCTGCCATATTTTCGTGTGGCGAATTCGTCTAATGCCAGGTTTTCTATTTCAGGTGTTGAAGAAGTTCATTCTTCTATGATTTCTAGCCAGAAGCCTTGTTTTTTTTCACTACAAAACGACACGAGGGACTTGCAGGTTCTCGAATCCCGACCGACAAAGTTTAGACGAAAAGTGTTGGATCTTCAGCTCCCTGCTGATGAGTATATTGATAGTGAGCCTGACATATCAAGTCACCATCACAACAAGGACCAAATGATTGATCTTGGAAGGGATATCAAGTTCTATGCTGCTGATGATGGCGAGCGGACTGGTTGCCTGCGAAACGCTCGTAAATCGGGCACTCGTTTTGAAAAGAATACGAGTTGTTTAAGTGATTTGGATAATAATAACATTCTTCAAGGACTTCAAACTAAAAGATGGCCTGTTTCTTCTCAACCTGTAAGTTCTCTCTATGAACTTAATGAAGCTCCACTGTTTCATTCAACAGATAAAGATAGCGTAGAACAGTCGAGAGACGGGTCGGTTTTCGGTTTGCAGTTTACCAAAAGATGTCATGAGAAGATCAAGGGTGAACCATTGAGCTCGAGCTCGTTCGTCCCTACGCATACGTCCACACCACAGCTCGCTGCTCCTGATTTTAGTAAGCTATCATACTATAACAGGGCTGTTCTTGGGTGTTCATCTGAGTTCAAGGAAGAAATGGGGCACCCCTCTTCTGTCAGCTGCAACTTTTGGAAACAGGGTAATGGTAACGATCGAACTCCGACAGACTCGAGCCCTTCCGTTGCGTTGAAACTCCTCGAGGACTCGAGTTCTGTGGACGTGAAATGTACAAAAGAGAGAGGTTTTAAGGAAAATTGTACATTGTTGCCTTGGCTCAGAGGGAAAACTGGTCATTTGCTTAGTGATGATATCTTCAACAAAGAGTTTGAATCAGACATGTCTTGTAAATCAGTTTCTGAAGGATTGCAGGATCCCAAGAAAGCAGTATTTGATATCAACTTGCCTTGTGATCCTTTGGTTGCTGAATTGAATGAAGCAAAAGTTCTCATTGATTTGAACTTGAGTCTAAGCGACGACGAAGAACGTTTGATACCGACACCTAAATCGAATGTCCGAACGTGGGGAGAGATAGATTTGGAGGAGGCTCCTGCAAGTTCTGATGAAATTATAGAAACAACGCCCGAATTAGACTCGAAACGGCGATATGAAGGCGTAAACGAACAAGATGGGGTCATGGAATTAGCAGCAGAGGCAATAGTTTCCATTGCTTCATCTGTTTGTGACAGCCATTTGGAGGATTGTATGGACAATGGCTTTGATTTGTTGGTGGAGATGGCTGTCTTATATTCAAATGAGTATGAAGAAGGGATGGATTCGTTTGAATCCATGACATTGGGACTAGCAGAAGCCAAGGCAGAGGAGTATATGCCTAAGCCACTGGTTCTTCCAGGGCATATAACAATGGAAGAAGATGCAGCTAAGGTACTGCAAGGCCGCCCTCGGAAAGGGCAGGCGAGGCGAGGCAGGCAACGGAGGGACTTCCAAAGGGACATACTTCCAGGCCTTACTTCTCTATCAAGACAAGAAGTTACAGAAGATCTTAACACATTTGGAGGGCTAATGAGGGCAATGGGTCATGAGTGGAATTCGGGCTCGACGAAGAGGAACTCGTCGAGAAACGCTGCGTGTGGCAGAGGAAGGCGACGATCCATGActagcagcagcagcagccccTCCACACAGCCAGCTGAGAATGTTCCTAGTAATGCTGATGCTGCTGATGAGATGATGGGAGTTGACAATAGGAGGCTGACAGGGTGGGGGAAGACGACGAGACGGCCCCGTCGACGACAACGAGTCCCGGTCGGTAATCTTGCAACGATTGTGCTTTAA
- the LOC111798248 gene encoding probable WRKY transcription factor 57, which produces MDRDPPPNFSTADSSTNWTSSSLASASVDADYLLSGDRETTILTEFGWNFDSDEVQPSRFLDSDQIATDDNADFAGTSTGSLQSPDVPVPLASNPSLSSSSSGEPPEKQPEIPRNKVKKKGQKRIRQPRFAFMTKSEVDHLEDGYRWRKYGQKAVKNSPFPRSYYRCTNSKCTVKKRVERSSDDPTVVITTYEGQHCHHTVGFPRGGGLNMAHEPAFGTQFSPHMAQFFYPEPHPPPTVTPPNAPNLPSVAPSQEQPPNSSPQVASDEGLLGDVVAPGMRRR; this is translated from the exons ATGGACCGCGATCCTCCGCCGAACTTCTCCACCGCCGATTCCTCCACTAATTGGACCAGCTCTTCACTCGCCTCTGCCTCCGTCGACGCTGATTACCTTCTCTCCGGCGATAGAGAAACCACTATCCTCACTGAATTCGGATGGAATTTCGACTCCGATGAAGTTCAGCCTTCTCGATTTCTCGACTCCGACCAGATCGCCACCGATGACAACGCCGATTTTGCCGGAACCTCCACCGGTAGTCTACAGAGCCCTGACGTTCCTGTTCCGCTTGCCTCCAATCCTTCATTGTCTTCGAGCTCGAGCGGAGAGCCGCCAGAGAAACAGCCTGAGATTCC GCGGAATAAGGTAAAAAAGAAGGGGCAAAAGCGAATCCGGCAGCCACGATTTGCATTCATGACCAAAAGCGAAGTGGATCATCTTGAAGATGGCTACCGTTGGAGGAAATATGGTCAAAAGGCTGTCAAAAATAGTCCATTTCCCAG GAGTTATTATAGGTGCACCAACAGCAAATGCACCGTGAAGAAAAGGGTAGAACGCTCGTCTGATGATCCAACGGTTGTGATTACAACTTACGAAGGTCAACACTGTCATCACACCGTTGGATTCCCTCGTGGAGGAGGACTCAACATGGCTCATGAACCTGCTTTTGGGACTCAATTTTCCCCTCATATGGCTCAGTTCTTTTACCCTGAACCTCACCCACCGCCCACAGTTACCCCTCCAAATGCTCCCAATTTGCCATCAGTGGCACCGTCCCAAGAACAGCCTCCAAATTCTTCACCCCAAGTGGCTTCGGATGAGGGCTTACTAGGCGACGTTGTGGCGCCAGGCATGCGTAGAAGATGA
- the LOC111798011 gene encoding beta-glucosidase 40-like: MVAGGRGAAVGIGVAVVMAVLGIQICSAQISRSGFPSGFVFGTASSAFQYEGAIKEGGRGPTIWDTFSHSFGKVIDSSNADEAVDQYHRYPEDIKLMKDMGMDAYRFSIAWSRIFPNGSGEINQAGVDHYNDFINALLAQGIEPYVTLYHWDLPQALEDRYTGWLSPQIIQDFAVFAETCFQKFGDRVKNWITFNEPHTFATQGYDIGLHAPGRCSILLHLKCRNGNSATEPYIVAHNLLLSHAAVSDIYRRKYQKSQGGVIGISLDVIWFVPGTNSTDDIQATERAQDFQLGWFLNPLIFGEYPSSMRSRVGGRLPTFSASESASVKGSLDFVGINHYTTFYAYHNSTNIIGVVLNDSIADSGAFTVPFKGLKTIAERANSIWLYIVPSGMRSLMNYIKNNYGNPLVIITENGMDDPNDQSKPIKEALKDEKRIRYHNGYLTNLLAAIKEDGCNVKGYFAWSLLDNWEWSAGFTSRFGLYYVDYKDKLKRYPKDSVQWFKKFLAS; this comes from the exons ATGGTGGCCGGAGGAAGAGGCGCCGCCGTAGGCATCGGCGTCGCGGTGGTGATGGCGGTGTTAGGGATTCAGATCTGTTCGGCGCAGATTTCCAGAAGCGGTTTTCCGAGCGGATTTGTTTTCGGAACGGCCTCCTCTGCTTTTCAG TATGAAGGAGCTATCAAGGAGGGCGGAAGAGGACCTACAATTTGGGACACATTTTCCCATTCATTtg GGAAGGTGATTGATTCTAGTAATGCAGATGAGGCAGTGGACCAGTACCACCGGTATCCG GAAGACATTAAACTTATGAAGGATATGGGTATGGACGCGTACCGATTCTCCATTGCCTGGTCTCGGATTTTTCCAa ATGGAAGCGGAGAGATCAACCAAGCTGGAGTCGATCATTACAACGATTTCATTAATGCTCTGTTAGCTCAAG GTATCGAACCCTATGTCACTCTCTATCATTGGGACCTTCCTCAAGCCCTAGAAGACAGATACACTGGCTGGCTCAGCCCCCAAATCAT ACAAGATTTCGCGGTTTTCGCCGAGACGTGCTTTCAGAAGTTTGGCGATCGAGTGAAGAATTGGATTACGTTCAATGAACCGCATACCTTCGCTACACAGGGCTACGACATCGGCCTTCATGCGCCGGGCCGCTGCTCCATCCTTCTCCATCTTAAGTGTCGGAATGGCAACTCTGCAACCGAGCCTTACATTGTTGCGCACAATCTTCTCCTATCGCACGCCGCTGTCTCCGATATTTACAGGAGAAAGTACCAG AAAAGCCAGGGAGGAGTGATTGGGATCTCGCTTGATGTTATCTGGTTCGTACCAGGTACGAATTCCACCGATGACATTCAAGCAACAGAAAGAGCTCAAGATTTTCAGCTCGGATG GTTTCTCAATCCGTTGATATTTGGTGAATATCCAAGCTCCATGAGAAGCAGAGTTGGAGGGCGGCTACCGACGTTTTCCGCGTCGGAGTCGGCTTCAGTGAAAGGATCTCTGGATTTCGTTGGCATAAATCACTACACCACATTTTACGCTTATCACAACAGCACAAACATTATTGGTGTTGTTCTGAATGACAGCATTGCTGATTCTGGTGCCTTCACAGTTC CATTCAAAGGGCTGAAAACCATTGCAGAAAGG GCAAATTCTATATGGTTATACATAGTTCCTAGTGGGATGCGAAGTTTAATGAATTACATCAAGAACAACTATGGAAATCCACTAGTGATCATCACGGAAAATG GGATGGACGATCCAAATGACCAATCTAAACCGATCAAAGAAGCATTAAAGGATGAGAAAAGGATCAGATACCACAATGGCTACTTAACAAACCTTCTAGCTGCCATCAA GGAAGATGGGTGCAATGTGAAAGGGTACTTTGCTTGGTCTCTGTTGGATAATTGGGAGTGGTCTGCTGGTTTCACTTCAAGGTTTGGCCTTTACTATGTTGATTACAAGGACAAGCTGAAGAGATACCCCAAGGACTCGGTTCAATGGTTCAAGAAGTTCTTGGCTTCTTAG
- the LOC111799048 gene encoding protein KTI12 homolog, giving the protein MALVVVCGQPCSGKSTAALCLAEALKESNVKQAVKIINETSFHLDRNQSYADMPAEKNLRGVLRSEVDRSVSEDNIVIVDSLNSIKGYRYELWCLARGAGIRYCVLYCDVEETHCRKWNDERRENGEANYDDKIFEDLVRRFERPISRNRWDSPLFELLPHKDGIEKSSTVIRDAVSYLTKEVDSKSRDVKILQPTIATRSTRLSEANSLYELDKATHEVVNAIVEAQGQAMGGPLNGVPLGQDLPTINISKSVGLPELRRLRRTFIKLTGQTSLSGPPPPCDAASAKRMFVDYLNRELGTA; this is encoded by the coding sequence ATGGCATTGGTTGTGGTCTGTGGCCAGCCATGCAGTGGGAAGTCCACTGCGGCACTCTGCTTAGCTGAAGCTCTCAAGGAATCAAATGTAAAACAAGCTGTAAAGATAATCAATGAAACTTCTTTTCATCTCGACCGCAATCAGAGCTATGCCGATATGCCTGCCGAAAAGAATTTAAGAGGAGTTCTCAGATCTGAAGTCGACCGATCTGTATCGGAAGACAACATTGTCATTGTAGACTCTTTGAATAGTATAAAGGGTTATAGGTACGAGCTGTGGTGTTTGGCTCGTGGAGCTGGAATTAGGTACTGTGTTCTGTACTGTGATGTAGAAGAAACACATTGTAGGAAGTGGAACGACGAGCGGCGAGAGAACGGAGAAGCTAACTACGATGATAAGATATTTGAAGATCTGGTGAGAAGGTTTGAGAGACCAATCAGTAGGAATAGATGGGACTCGCCATTGTTCGAGTTGTTGCCACATAAAGATGGAATAGAGAAATCATCTACTGTCATTCGAGATGCCGTATCATACTTGACAAAAGAGGTCGACTCGAAGTCGAGGGATGTAAAGATCTTACAGCCAACGATCGCGACTCGGAGTACTCGATTATCGGAGGCGAATTCTTTGTATGAGTTGGACAAAGCAACACACGAAGTGGTTAATGCTATAGTAGAAGCGCAAGGCCAAGCAATGGGAGGACCTCTGAATGGTGTCCCTCTGGGTCAGGATTTGCCGACCATCAATATTTCAAAGTCGGTCGGCCTTCCCGAGCTTCGGAGGCTACGGAGAACGTTCATTAAACTAACAGGGCAAACTAGTTTAAGTGGACCACCGCCACCTTGTGATGCAGCAAGTGCTAAGAGGATGTTTGTTGACTACCTGAATAGGGAACTGGGGACAGCTTGA
- the LOC111799049 gene encoding putative pentatricopeptide repeat-containing protein At1g26500: MAVVRYRHIIITKFPFSFVFHQRFSSLTSDSINPTAAPPTSAPHNNIGLAIDPTHLRRVCTVLYQQQNSSDLRLHSKLRACSFNLSHEFFLQVCNTFPFSWRPVYRFFQFTETDPNFTHTAVSFNKMIDIVGKSRNIDLLWDLIQEMGRRRLVTDKTFVVALRTLAAARELKKCVELFHLMNGYGFGYSLVTLGKVVEKLCGCKLVDEAKFVVLKLKEWIKVDGVTYKLLIKGFCDVGDVIEASKIWNLMVEDGFEAEMEAVEEMMNVLFKANKFDEALKLFQAMRSNRMNDLIPSTYSLVIKWLCNKGKMRQAYNVFDEMLKRGFEADNSAHSSLIYGVLARGRRREAYNIMGRIENPDLSVYHAMIKGLLRLRRASEATQVFRVMIERGCEPIMHTYVMLLQGHLGRRGRKGLDPLVNFDTIFVGGLVKFGKSLEATKYVERVMKRGLEVPRFDYNKFLHYYSNEEGVVMFREVGNRLREVGLVDLADIFQRYGEKMTTRDRRRDRATVSSSKIPAVLG, encoded by the coding sequence ATGGCAGTCGTCAGATATCGACATATTATCATCACTAAGTTCCCATTTAGCTTCGTCTTTCACCAACGTTTTAGCTCCTTGACTTCCGATTCCATCAACCCCACGGCGGCGCCACCGACCTCCGCCCCCCACAACAACATTGGATTGGCAATTGACCCGACACACCTCCGCCGCGTCTGTACCGTTCTATATCAGCAGCAGAACTCCTCCGATCTCAGGCTTCACTCCAAACTTCGCGCCTGTAGTTTCAACCTCTCGCACGAATTCTTCCTCCAGGTCTGCAACACCTTCCCTTTCTCATGGCGACCCGTTTATCGCTTCTTCCAATTCACCGAAACCGACCCGAATTTCACTCACACGGCGGTCTCTTTCAACAAGATGATTGATATTGTTGGAAAATCTCGAAATATCGATCTCTTGTGGGATTTGATTCAGGAAATGGGACGGCGGCGTTTGGTGACGGATAAGACCTTTGTTGTTGCTCTGAGAACGCTGGCGGCGGCAAGGGAATTGAAGAAATGTGTGGAGCTTTTCCATTTGATGAATGGATATGGATTTGGTTATAGCTTAGTGACTCTGGGCAAAGTTGTTGAGAAATTGTGTGGCTGTAAACTTGTAGATGAGGCTAAGTTTGtggttttgaaattgaaggaatGGATCAAGGTTGATGGGGTTACTTACAAGTTGTTGATTAAGGGATTTTGCGATGTGGGAGATGTGATTGAAGCTTCAAAGATTTGGAACTTAATGGTGGAAGATGGGTTCGAGGCTGAAATGGAAGCTGTGGAGGAGATGATGAATGTTCTTTTCAAGGCCAACAAATTCGATGAAGCTTTGAAGCTTTTTCAGGCAATGAGATCAAACAGGATGAATGATTTGATTCCTTCAACTTATAGTCTTGTGATTAAatggttatgcaacaaaggcAAGATGAGGCAGGCCTATAATGTGTTCGACGAAATGCTTAAGAGAGGGTTTGAAGCTGATAATTCAGCACATTCTTCACTAATCTATGGGGTTTTAGCTAGAGGGAGGAGGAGGGAAGCTTATAACATAATGGGAAGAATTGAGAATCCTGATTTGAGTGTTTATCATGCTATGATTAAGGGGCTTTTGAGGCTGCGAAGGGCAAGTGAAGCGACACAAGTTTTTCGGGTAATGATTGAAAGAGGGTGTGAGCCTATAATGCATACATATGTAATGTTGTTGCAAGGACATCTAGGGAGAAGGGGGAGGAAGGGATTGGATCCATTGGTgaattttgataccatttttgTTGGAGGTTTGGTGAAGTTTGGGAAGTCATTGGAGGCCACAAAGTATGTGGAGAGAGTGATGAAAAGAGGGCTTGAAGTGCCAAGGTTTGATTACAACAAATTTTTGCATTATTACTCAAATGAGGAGGGAGTGGTGATGTTTAGAGAGGTGGGGAATAGGTTGAGAGAAGTTGGGTTGGTTGATTTGGCTGATATATTTCAGAGGTATGGGGAGAAAATGACCACTAGGGATAGGAGGAGAGATCGAGCAACGGTGTCGTCGAGCAAGATACCGGCTGTGTTGGGTTGA
- the LOC111798017 gene encoding erlin-2-B-like, with amino-acid sequence MDRNQPLRPPSPQPRSSESGGSFSSVLTVFASFIAIFSMVLIPSQSNFKSNLSILHQVPEGHVGVYWRGGALLKTITDPGFHLKLPLLTQFVPVQVTLQTDQVRDIPCGTKGGVMINFEKIEVVNRLRKEYVHETLVHYGVNYDNIWIYDKIHHEINQFCSSHSLQQVYIDVFDQIDEKMKDALQGDCTRYAPGIEIISVRVTKPTIPHSIRKNFEDMEVERTKVLIAIERQRVVEKEAETNKKMAISEAEKNANVSRILMEQKLMEKESSRRQQEIDNHIYLAREKSLADANYYRVLREAEANKLKLTPQFLELKFIEAIADNTKIFFGDKVPNMVLDQRLLGNFLHQVSEDASRKASGDETLEI; translated from the exons ATGGATCGTAATCAGCCACTGCGACCACCATCTCCGCAGCCTCGTTCTTCAGAATCCGGCGGCAGTTTCTCATCCGTACTCACTGTTTTCGCCTCCTTCATCGCCATATTTTCCATG GTGCTGATTCCATCTcaatcaaacttcaaaagTAACTTATCTATTTTACACCAAGTACCAGAAGGTCATGTGGGGGTATATTGGAGAGGAGGTGCCCTTCTGAAGACAATAACGGATCCAG GTTTCCATCTAAAGTTGCCTCTGTTAACCCAGTTTGTGCCTGTTCAAGTGACCCTCCAGACTGATCAA GTTAGGGATATTCCATGTGGTACTAAGGGGGGTGTAATGATCAACTTCGAGAAAATCGAG GTTGTCAATCGCCTCCGCAAAGAATATGTGCATGAAACCCTGGTCCACTATGGTGTGAATTATGATAACATATGGATATATGACAAGATTCATCATGAAATCAATCAGTTTTGTAGTTCTCACAGTCTTCAGCAAGTTTATATTGATGTTTTCGATCAG ATTGATGAAAAGATGAAAGATGCCCTCCAAGGTGACTGTACACGTTATGCTCCAGGTATTGAAATAATCAGTGTTCGTGTAACAAAGCCCACCATCCCACATTCTATCAGAAAGAACTTTGAAGACATGGAAGTGGAGCGTACAAAG GTTTTAATTGCTATAGAGAGACAAAGGGTGGTGGAGAAAGAGGCagaaaccaacaaaaaaatggcAATCAGTGAAGCTGAGAAGAATGCTAACGTTAGCAGGATCCTCATGGAACAGAAACTAATGGAGAAGGAGAGTTCCAGGAGGCAGCAAGAAATTGATAACCACATCTATCTTGCTCGTGAAAAAAGCCTCGCCGACGCCAATTATTACCG TGTTCTAAGAGAAGCTGAAGCGAACAAGTTGAAGCTTACACCCCAGTTTCTTGAGCTTAAATTCATCGAGGCCATTGCTGATAatacaaagattttttttgggGACAAG GTTCCCAACATGGTTTTGGATCAGAGGTTGCTCGGAAACTTCCTGCATCAGGTTTCAGAAGATGCATCAAGAAAAGCATCCGGAGATGAAACCTTAGAAATATAG
- the LOC111798427 gene encoding PLASMODESMATA CALLOSE-BINDING PROTEIN 3-like produces the protein MAVLLFFSLMFMAFTSHSDAIYCVCKDGLSDQALQKSLDYACGAGADCSPILQNGVCFQPNTVKDHCSYAVNSYFQRKGQVQGSCDFSGTAMASQSPPAGASGCVYPSSPSNAGTPSTTVPGTTPGTITNPSTTPPSTMTPGITPPSTMTPGITPPSVFGGGISPTGGVGLGGSGSSMDGSAAIAAAGCNMLLLFIAIVTSLL, from the exons ATGGCGgttctcttgttcttttccTTGATGTTCATGGCCTTCACCTCTCATTCAG ATGCTATATATTGTGTTTGTAAAGATGGATTAAGCGACCAAGCCCTTCAAAAATCACTGGATTATGCTTGTGGAGCTGGAGCCGATTGTTCTCCAATCCTTCAAAATGGGGTTTGTTTTCAGCCTAATACTGTCAAAGATCATTGTAGCTATGCTGTTAATAGCTACTTTCAGCGCAAGGGTCAAGTCCAAGGGAGCTGTGATTTTTCAGGCACTGCCATGGCTAGCCAGTCTCCTCCTG CTGGAGCTTCTGGGTGTGTTTATCCTTCAAGTCCCAG CAACGCAGGAACCCCGTCGACCACCGTCCCGGGCACGACGCCAGGAACAATCACGAACCCATCAACAACACCACCCTCAACCATGACCCCAGGCATCACACCACCCTCAACCATGACCCCAGGTATCACCCCGCCCTCGGTGTTCGGGGGCGGGATAAGCCCGACAGGCGGGGTCGGGCTCGGTGGTAGCGGGAGTAGCATGGATGGAAGCGCTGCCATTGCAGCAGCAGGCTGTAacatgttgttgttgttcataGCCATTGTGACATCTTTGTTGTAA
- the LOC111798425 gene encoding pentatricopeptide repeat-containing protein At1g26460, mitochondrial yields the protein MASKMAILSRTHTLIRNSNLNNVCSFKPITTFTYLSQEPQVANEPADVPSTPLPPNPASGSPLYNENWRNPIPNASMTQSLIPLGFLNQSPSSRIQALSQTLDVQSLLNVFADWMASQRWDDMKQLFESWIRSLDKNGKPNKPDVNLYNNYLRANLMVNATAGELLDLVAQMEDYAISPNSASFNLVLKAMYQARETEAAEKLIERMLQTGGESMPDDESYDLVIGMLLSTDQIDAALKYIDLTLKSGHMLSLKVFTECVRSCVKKGRLDTLVSVIDRCKATVQNKALCPPWNLCNYIAEVAMQEDNSKLAYYALEFMARWIARGENARPPVHLSVDEGIVVSALGTAGRTYSSSLLDAAWAILKRSLRQKKVPNPESYLGKIYALASFGNLQRAFTTLHEFEEAYRTSDDGAAEEMFSPFTSLYPLVMACSKKGFETLDTVYFQLENLSRADPPYKSVAALNCVILGCANIWDLDRAYQTFEAISSSFGFTPDIHSYNALMYAFGKLKKTFEAARVFEHLVGLGVKPNATSYSLLVDAHLINRDPKSALSVIDDMVIAGFAPSKQMLKKVRRRCIREMDYDSNDRVDYQAKSFKIRMGTENRRDMLFNLDFGTNYVA from the exons ATGGCGTCCAAAATGGCGATTCTCTCTCGAACTCACACTCTAATCAGAAACTCGAACCTCAACAATGTCTGCTCCTTCAAGCCCATCACCACCTTCACATATCTCTCTCAAGAACCTCAGGTCGCCAATGAACCAGCGGACGTTCCTTCAACTCCACTTCCTCCGAATCCCGCCTCTGGTAGCCCTCTTTACAATGAGAACTGGCGCAATCCGATCCCTAACGCTTCTATGACTCAGTCTCTGATCCCCCTCGGATTCCTTAACCAATCCCCCAGTTCTCGAATTCAAGCATTGTCTCAAACGCTCGATGTCCAGAGCTTGTTGAATGTGTTTGCTGATTGGATGGCTTCCCAGCGCTGGGATGATATGAAGCAGTTGTTTGAGTCTTGGATTCGGTCGCTGGATAAGAATGGCAAGCCTAATAAGCCGGATGTTAATTTGTATAACAATTATTTGAGGGCGAACTTGATGGTTAATGCCACGGCTGGGGAGCTTCTGGATCTAGTGGCTCAAATGGAGGACTATGCGATCTCACCTAACAGTGCATCATTCAATTTAGTATTGAAGGCGATGTACCAAGCTAGGGAGACTGAAGCTGCCGAAAAATTGATTGAACG TATGTTGCAGACAGGAGGAGAGTCAATGCCTGATGATGAATCATATGATTTGGTAATTGGAATGCTGTTGTCAACGGATCAGATTGATGCTGCcttgaaatatattgatttgaCCTTAAAATCAGGTCATATGTTGTCGTTGAAAGTGTTCACTGAATGTGTGCGGAGCTGTGTGAAAAAAGGCAGGCTGGACACATTGGTGTCCGTAATTGATAGGTGCAAG GCAACTGTTCAGAATAAAGCTCTTTGCCCACCATGGAACTTGTGTAATTATATTGCTGAAGTAGCAATGCAAGAGGATAATAGTAAACTAGCTTATTATGCTCTAGAATTTATGGCCAGATGGATTGCTCGGGGTGAAAATGCGAGGCCTCCAGTTCATCTTTCGGTGGATGAAGGAATAGTTGTATCTGCTCTTGGAACTGCAGGTAGAACCTACAGCTCTTCTCTTTTAGATGCAGCTTGGGCCATTCTAAAGCGCTCATTGCGACAAAAGAAGGTCCCAAATCCCGAATCTTACCTTGGAAAGATTTATGCTCTTGCATCATTTGGGAATCTGCAGAGGGCCTTTACTACCCTACATGAGTTTGAAGAGGCTTATAGGACTTCTGATGATGGAGCTGCTGAAGAAATGTTTTCCCCATTCACTTCTTTATATCCATTAGTTATGGCATGCTCTAAGAAGGGTTTTGAGACCCTGGACACG GTTTATTTTCAACTGGAAAACTTGAGCCGTGCAGATCCTCCTTACAAGTCTGTTGCTGCATTGAATTGTGTGATTTTAGGCTGTGCAAATATATGGGACCTTGATCGTGCTTATCAAACATTTGAAGCAATTAGTTCCAGTTTTGGTTTCACCCCCGATATCCATTCATACAACGCTCTGATGTACGCATTTGGAAAGCTAAAGAAG ACATTTGAAGCTGCAAGGGTGTTTGAACATTTAGTAGGTTTGGGCGTCAAACCAAATGCAACATCATATTCATTGCTTGTCGATGCTCATCTCATTAACCGAGATCCCAAATCTGCTCTCTCTGTAATTGATGATATG GTTATTGCTGGATTTGCACCTTCAAAACAAATGCTGAAAAAGGTGAGAAGGCGATGTATCCGAGAGATGGACTATGATAGTAATGATCGGGTGGATTACCAGgccaaaagtttcaaaattcgAATGGGAACAGAGAATCGCAGGGATATGCTGTTCAATCTCGATTTCGGCACCAATTATGTTGCATAG